The Streptomyces collinus DNA segment CGGGCCGCTGGCATCTGCACACCAAGCCCAAGGACGGCGAGTACCGGGGCGAGCTGAGCCTGGACTTCGGGGACGAGATCGACCTGACCGGCACCGTGGTCGGGCTCGTCCTGGAGACCGGTGAGTTCCCCCGGGACTGACGCCGCCTCCTACGCCGCCGGGGCCAGCTGCTCCCGCTCCCGGGGCACGAACCGCACCCGGGGATGCCCGCCGTGCCAGCCCACCGACAGGCGCAGGTTGCCGACGCGGGCCAGGATCAGGCCGATCACCGCCGCGGCGAGCACCGCCACCGCGCCGCCGGCCGCGAGGCCGATCCGTGCGCCGTACGTATCGGTGATCCAGCCGACGATCGGGGCGCCGACCGGCGAGCCGCCGAGGAAGACCATCATGTAGAGGGCCATGACACGGCCGCGCATGGCCGGGTCCGTGGACATCTGGATGCTGGTGTTCGTCGTGACGTTGACGGTCATGCCGAACAGGCCCAGCGGGACCATGAGCAGGGCGAACATCCACAGCGTGGGGGTCGTCGCCGCCAGGATCTCCAGCGCGCCGAAGGCCATGGCCGCCATGATCAGCAGCCGCAGCCGGGCCGTTCCCCGCCGCGCCGCGAGCAGCGCGCCCGCGACCGAGCCGACCGCCATCAGCGTGTTGAACATGCTGTAGGCGCCCGCCCCGGCGTGGAACACGTCGTCCGCGAAGGCCGACAGGTAGACGGGGAAGTTGAAGGCGAAGGTGCCGACGAATCCGACGAGGACGATCGGCCAGATCAGCTCCGGGCGGCCGGTGACGTAGCGCACGCCTTCGCGCAGCTGTCCCTTGCCGCGCGGGGCTCGCTCCACGACGTGCAGCTCGCGGGCGCGCATCAGCAGCAGTCCGGTGAGCGGCGCGATGAAGGACAGGCCGTTGAAGAGGAAGGCGTAGCCGGTGCCGACGCCGGTGATGAGGAGACCGGCGACGGCGGGGCCGACGAGCCGGGCGGACTGGAAGTTCGCCGAGTTCAGGCTGACGGCGTTCTGCAGCTGCCCCGGGCCGACCAGCTCGGAGACGAAGGACTGCCGGGCCGGGTTGTCCACGACGGTGGCGAGTCCGACGGCGAACGCGGCGACGTACACGTGCCACACCTGGACCTGACCGGTGAGGGTGAGGACGGCCAGGGCGATCGCGGTGAGCGCCATCGAGGTCTGCGTCACGAGGAGCGTTGGCCGCTTGCGCAGCCGGTCGACGAGGACACCGCCGTAGAGGCCGAAGAGCAGCATCGGCAGGAACTGCAGCGCGGTCGTTATGCCGACGGCGGCGGAGGAGCCTGTGAGGCTGAGCACCAACCAGTCCTGGGCGATGCGCTGCATCCACGTGCCGATGTTCGAGACGACCTGACCCATGAAGAACAGGCGGTAGTTCCGCACCTTCAGGGAGGAGAACATCGAGGACTTGCGGGCGGGCCGGGCGGAGGCGGGTGCGTCGAGGGCGGGCGGGGAGTCGTGGGGATCAGGTGCGGGGGCGGAAGCTGCTCCGGTTCCCGAACTCAAAGAATTCGCCTCCTTGCGACGTCCTGCTTACAGATGCGCGAGCTTCTCCAGCACGGGGGCGGCGGCGCGCAGTTTCGCCCACTCGTCCTCGTCGAGGTTCTCCACCAGCGTCGCCAGGAACGCGTTCCGCTTGGCGCGGCTCTCCTCGAGCATGGCCTCGGCCTGCTCGGTGCGCGTGACGACCTTCTGGCGCCGGTCCTCGGGGTGCGGCTCCAGCCGGACCAGGCCCTTGGCCTCCAGCAGCGCCACGATGCGGGTCATCGACGGCGGCTGGACGTGCTCCTTGCGGGCGAGCTCGCCCGGCGTGGCCCTGCCGCACAGGGACAGGGTGCCCAGCACCGACATCTCGGTGGGGCTGAGCGATTCGTCGACCCGCTGGTGCTTGAGCCGACGGGACAGCCGCATCACTGCGGATCGGAGGGAGTTCACGGCGGCTACATCGTCGCCATGGCTGAGGTCCGGCATGTTCTTTAGGGTAACTCATTACTCTCGCTAAAGACCAGCGGTAACACGCCGAACGGTCCGTGACGCCCGCCACTGAAGCGCGACATCACTCATATGGGTGATACGGCGACGGAACCGCGCGCATCGCACCGAACGGTGCCGCGACCCTCGTGCCCATGGGGACCAGCGTGCTCAGCCTGCGAATAGACCAGCACCTGCTCGAACGGCTCCGGCACCATGCCGCGAAAAGCGGAATGAGCGTCCAGGACTATGTCGTCCGGACGCTCATTCGCAATGACTTCGACCAGCGGTTCCAGGCCGCCGTCGAGGAGACGGAGAGGTTCTACGGGTCACCCGACTCCGCCGACGAGGATCCGGATCAGGTCAGACCCAGCGCCGGCATCAGGTAGTAGAACGCGAACACCGCCGCCACCGCGTACATCGCCGGCGGCACCTCCCGGCCCCGCCCGGCCGCCAGCCGCAGCACCACGAAGGTGACGAAGCCCATGCCGATGCCGTTGGTGATCGAGTAGGTGAACGGCATCATCAGCATCGTCACGAAGGCCGGAACGGCGATCGTGTAGTCCGCCCAGTCGATCTCCTTGACCGACCCGGCCAGGATCAGGAAGCCGACCGCGACCAGCGCGGGCGTGGCCGCCTGGGAGGGGACCATCGTGGCGACCGGCGTCAGGAAGAGGGCGACGGCGAAGAGGCCGCCGGTGACGACGTTCGCCAGACCGGTCCGGGCGCCCTCGCCGACACCGGCCGTGGACTCGACGAAGGCGGTCGTCGCGGAGGAGGAGCTGGCACCGCCGGCGGCGACCGCGAGGCCGTCGACGAACAGCACCTTGTTGATGCCGGGCATCTGCCCCTCGCCGTCGGTCAGCTTCGCCTCGTCGGAGACGCCCATGATCGTGCCCATCGCGTCGAAGAAGCACGACAGCAGCACGGTGAAGACGAAGAGCACGCCGGTGAGCATGCCGACCTTGCCGAAGCCGCCGAACAGGCTGACCTGCCCGATCAGCCCGAAGTCGGGGCTGGCGACCGGGTTGCCGGGCCACTTCGGCGTGGTCAGGCCCCAGCTCGGAACCTTCGCCACCGCGTTGATGACGACCGCGAGGACCGTCATGGCGACGATCGAGATCAGGATCGCGCCGGAGACCTTGCGCACGATGAGCGCCAGGGTCAGCAGCACGCCGAGCACGAAGACGAGGACCGGCCAGCCGTTCAGGTGACCGTCGCCGCCGAGCTGGAGCGGGACGGTGGTCTGGGCGGCGTCCGGGATCCGGGAGACGAAACCAGCGTCGACCAGCCCGATCAGCATGATGAACAGGCCGATACCGATGGAGATGGCCTTGCGCAGCCCGTAGGGCACGGCGTTCATGACCCGCTCGCGCAGCCCCGTCGCCACCAGCAGCATGACCACGAACCCGGCGAGGACCACCATGCCCATCGCGTCCGGCCAGGACATCCGCGGGGCGAGCTGGAGGGCGACGACGGAGTTCACGCCGAGGCCGGCGGCCAGGGCGATCGGGACGTTGCCGATGACGCCCATGAGGAGGGTGGTGAGCGCGGCGGTGAGGGCCGTCGCGGTGACCAGCTGCCCGTTGTCGAGCTGGTGGCCGTACATGTCCTTGGCGCTGCCGAGGATGATCGGGTTCAGCACGATGATGTAGGCCATCGCGAAGAAGGTGGCCAGACCGCCCCGGACCTCGCGGGACAGGGTGCTGCCCCGTTCGGAGATCCGGAAGAAGCGGTCGAGTGCGCCGTACGTGCGCCCGGCTCCCGGCTTTTCAGGGGCGGGGACCTTGGCAGGAGCCGAGGAGGACATGTGTTTGGTGTTTCCTACGAAGAGAAGTGGTCAGACATAAACCGTTTCAGTATGAACATATAAAGGCTCGATCGGCCATCTCCGCGCGTAGACCCGATCTCCTCGTAAGCTGTCCCCATGGCGAAGTGGACCCCCAGACACGAGGCGCCGGAGCCCCTGGAGGGCCCCGTGGTCGCCACCATCATCGGC contains these protein-coding regions:
- a CDS encoding NCS2 family permease, with protein sequence MSSSAPAKVPAPEKPGAGRTYGALDRFFRISERGSTLSREVRGGLATFFAMAYIIVLNPIILGSAKDMYGHQLDNGQLVTATALTAALTTLLMGVIGNVPIALAAGLGVNSVVALQLAPRMSWPDAMGMVVLAGFVVMLLVATGLRERVMNAVPYGLRKAISIGIGLFIMLIGLVDAGFVSRIPDAAQTTVPLQLGGDGHLNGWPVLVFVLGVLLTLALIVRKVSGAILISIVAMTVLAVVINAVAKVPSWGLTTPKWPGNPVASPDFGLIGQVSLFGGFGKVGMLTGVLFVFTVLLSCFFDAMGTIMGVSDEAKLTDGEGQMPGINKVLFVDGLAVAAGGASSSSATTAFVESTAGVGEGARTGLANVVTGGLFAVALFLTPVATMVPSQAATPALVAVGFLILAGSVKEIDWADYTIAVPAFVTMLMMPFTYSITNGIGMGFVTFVVLRLAAGRGREVPPAMYAVAAVFAFYYLMPALGLT
- a CDS encoding MFS transporter; this translates as MSSGTGAASAPAPDPHDSPPALDAPASARPARKSSMFSSLKVRNYRLFFMGQVVSNIGTWMQRIAQDWLVLSLTGSSAAVGITTALQFLPMLLFGLYGGVLVDRLRKRPTLLVTQTSMALTAIALAVLTLTGQVQVWHVYVAAFAVGLATVVDNPARQSFVSELVGPGQLQNAVSLNSANFQSARLVGPAVAGLLITGVGTGYAFLFNGLSFIAPLTGLLLMRARELHVVERAPRGKGQLREGVRYVTGRPELIWPIVLVGFVGTFAFNFPVYLSAFADDVFHAGAGAYSMFNTLMAVGSVAGALLAARRGTARLRLLIMAAMAFGALEILAATTPTLWMFALLMVPLGLFGMTVNVTTNTSIQMSTDPAMRGRVMALYMMVFLGGSPVGAPIVGWITDTYGARIGLAAGGAVAVLAAAVIGLILARVGNLRLSVGWHGGHPRVRFVPREREQLAPAA
- a CDS encoding MarR family winged helix-turn-helix transcriptional regulator; this translates as MPDLSHGDDVAAVNSLRSAVMRLSRRLKHQRVDESLSPTEMSVLGTLSLCGRATPGELARKEHVQPPSMTRIVALLEAKGLVRLEPHPEDRRQKVVTRTEQAEAMLEESRAKRNAFLATLVENLDEDEWAKLRAAAPVLEKLAHL
- a CDS encoding BrnA antitoxin family protein, yielding MGTSVLSLRIDQHLLERLRHHAAKSGMSVQDYVVRTLIRNDFDQRFQAAVEETERFYGSPDSADEDPDQVRPSAGIR